The Populus alba chromosome 4, ASM523922v2, whole genome shotgun sequence genome contains a region encoding:
- the LOC118033064 gene encoding uncharacterized protein: MQRISSRLTRTSSLSTLLTQTIKRSSNTHSLKSANLQKQQEPAIPGHFLRWGSLGFVRTSRFATGFTPLEPKPLDSIMDIERAKTKSPEDLASIWDDYHLGRGHIGASMKAKLYQLLVQRAADCKYFVIPLWRGSGYTTMFAQVQMPHMIFTGLEDYKSRGTQASPYLTVKFYTEFAESKDLVLIRGDIVFTSKLTDEEAEWILETAQSFYLNDVRYKLVEQFNKQTRDFEFKDVLRSLNMPIM; encoded by the exons ATGCAGCGCATATCATCAAGACTCACGAGAACCTCTTCATTATCAACGCTCCTGACCCAAACAATAAAACGCAGTTCCAATACCCATTCTCTGAAGAGCGCAAATCtccaaaaacaacaagaaccCGCCATCCCTGGCCATTTTCTCAGATGGGGCTCGCTTGGTTTTGTTAGAACATCAAGGTTTGCAACTGGGTTCACTCCATTAGAGCCGAAACCGTTGGATTCAATCATGGATATTGAACGGGCCAAGACTAAATCTCCCGAGGATCTCGCCTCCATTTGGGACGAT TATCATTTGGGAAGAGGACATATCGGGGCATCCATGAAAGCCAAGCTTTATCAGTTGTTGGTGCAAAGAGCTGCAGATTG CAAATATTTTGTCATTCCTTTGTGGAGAGGAAGTGGTTATACAACAATGTTTGCTCAAG TGCAGATGCCACATATGATTTTCACTGGTCTTGAGGACTACAAATCAAGAGGAACTCAGGCGTCTCCCTACTTAACTGTCAAATTCTACACTGAATTTGCAGAAAGCAAAGATTTGGTTCTTATCCGAGGAGATATTGTTTTCACCAGCAAGCTTACTGATGAAGAGGCTGAATGGATTTTAGAGACTGCCCAATCTTTTTACTTAAACGATGTGAGGTACAAGCTTGTTGAACAGTTCAACAAGCAAACCCGAGATTTCGAGTTCAAGGATGTTTTGCGTTCACTGAACATGCCCATTATGTGA
- the LOC118033066 gene encoding apoptosis inhibitor 5-like protein API5: protein MTDSTITTIAADGSHIEKLYEFGERLSESKDKSQNVKDYQGIMDAAKTSIKAKQLAAQLIPRFFKFFPELSSQAVETQIDLIEQEELAVRVQAIRGLPLFCKDTPEYLSKIVDILVQLLAAEEIVERDAVHKALMSLLRQDVKASLSALFKHIGTVEEPSTDELIREKVLSFVRDKVFPLKAELLRPQEEMERHITDLIKKSSEDVTGAEFRMFMDFLKTLGIFGHKAPSERMKELVEIIEGQADLDSAFDVTHVSDTDHIDRLISCLYMALPFFLRGASSSRFLNYLNKHIVPVFDKLPDERKLDLLKALAEISPFTLPQDSRQILPSVVQLLKKYMPRRKSGEEMNFTYVECLLYAFHHLAHKAPNATNSLCGYKIVTGQPSDRLGEDFSEFYTEFTERLSSVEDLTRATMKKLTQGMAEHNKAMAAAKSDEAKDSIKTQKQNTTTGLRTCNNILAMTKPLHSKIPSFIGDKSVNLSWKELTKPSVPSTTVQAGAKRPAAAANGSGNMAKKGRGAGSMPNQLVNRALEGISYGGRGGPRGRGRGRGWGGRGRGRGRGFW, encoded by the exons ATGACCGActccaccatcaccaccatcGCCGCCGACGGCAGCCACATCGAGAAACTTTACGAGTTTGGCGAGCGTCTCAGTGAGTCCAAAGACAAATCTCAG aATGTGAAGGATTACCAGGGGATTATGGATGCAGCTAAAACGAGCATCAAAGCGAAGCAATTGGCGGCACAGCTAATCCCTAGGTTCTTCAAGTTCTTCCCCGAGCTTTCCAGTCAAGCTGTCGAGACGCAAATCGATTTGATTGAGCAAGAAGAGCTCGCG GTTCGGGTGCAAGCGATTAGGGGACTGCCGTTATTCTGCAAGGATACACCCGAGTATTTGTCCAAAATTGTGGATATTCTTGTGCAACTCCTTGCAGCTG AGGAAATTGTGGAGCGGGATGCTGTGCATAAAGCCCTTATGTCCCTGTTGAGGCAGGATGTGAAAG CATCTCTGTCTGCCTTATTCAAACATATTGGGACCGTTGAAGAACCAAGCACGGATGAGCTTATTCGTGAGAAAGTTCTGAGCTTTGTAAGAGATAAG GTTTTCCCACTTAAAGCTGAACTCCTGAGACCTCAGGAGGAAATGGAGCGTCATATAactgatttgattaaaaag agcTCAGAAGATGTAACCGGAGCAGAGTTCagaatgtttatggacttcTTAAAAACTTTGGGCATATTTGGACACAAAGCGCCTTCAGAACGCATGAAAGAACTAGTTGAAATAATTGAAGGACAGGCTGATTTAGATTCAGCATTTGATGTGACTCAT GTTTCGGATACAGACCATATTGACAGATTGATATCATGCCTGTATATGGCACTTCCATTTTTCCTG AGGGGTGCATCGAGCAGCAGGTTCCTCAATTATTTGAACAAACACATCGTACCTGTTTTTGACAAG TTGCCCGATGAACGAAAGCTTGATTTGCTCAAAGCACTTGCAGAAATTTCACCTTTTACATTGCCACAGGATTCACGCCAGATTCTCCCTTCTGTTGTTCAGCTTCTGAAG AAATACATGCCGCGGAGGAAGAGTGGAGAAGAGATGAACTTTACTTACGTTGAGTGTTTGTTATATGCTTTTCACCACTTAGCTCATAAG GCTCCGAACGCTACAAACAGCCTGTGTGGTTACAAGATTGTGACTGGCCAGCCATCAGATCGACTTGGGGAGGACTTCTCTGAGTTTTACACAGAATTTACTGAGAg GTTGAGTAGTGTAGAAGATCTAACCAGGGCTACCATGAAAAAGTTAACTCAGGGAATGGCTGAACACAACAAAGCAATGGCAGCTGCAAAGTCTGATGAAGCAAAGGATAGCATA aaaacacaaaaacagaaCACTACAACTGGATTGCGTACTTGCAATAACATTTTGGCAATGACAAAG CCATTGCATTCAAAGATACCATCATTTATTGGAGATAAGAGTGTCAACCTCTCTTGGAAAGAATTAACAAAACCTTCTGTGCCTTCCACTACCGTCCAGGCTGG AGCGAAACGACCCGCTGCTGCTGCTAATGGTTCTGGGAACATGGCAAAAAAGGGTCGTGGGGCTGGCAGCATGCCAAATCAACTTGTTAACAGGGCATTGGAAGGTATATCCTATGGTGGAAGAGGCGGTCCAAGGGGCAGAGGCAGGGGCAGGGGGTGGGGTGGTCGTggaaggggaagaggaagaggctTTTGGTAA
- the LOC118033065 gene encoding glutamate receptor 2.7 isoform X1: MAKTIMICFEDKALMSFPIINCNRLSRLWLLFLVVTSFLVTTLPHGAEDINDSKVTNIGAIIDVNSRTGKEERTAMEIAVQKFNNGSPNHKLSLYFQDSRSSPLQAARAAEKLIEENEVEVIIGMERWDEAALVADIGSQFKVPVISFSAPAITPPLASSRWPFLIRMAHSDSNQIRCIASVIQSYNWRRVVTVYEDYTYGGDAGMLALLSKALQDVGSEIEYNLVLPPFSFVSDPKDVVREELTKLLSEKIQSRVFIVLQSSFPMMIHLFREAKKMGFVGNDMVWILTDRVTNFLDIVNTSVIHSMEGVLGIKNYYYDNTSSYQTFLTQFRQKFISEYPEEGYYEPGFYALRAHDSIAIITQAMDRLSSNTSSPKVFLDNILTTKFVGLSGEINVKAGELLHSPMLRIVNVVGKRYRELDFWISEFGFSNQPVVAKGGAENSTEAIRLKRPVIWPGDLQRNPKGWLMPTDTKRMIIGVPGRTSFEKFVKVSTNAAGNKEYDGFCIELFHKVREVLEYDLPYQFEPYNGTYDDLVDHVYNKTFDAIVGDVTILANRSDKVEFTQPYAESGLSMIVPAKSEESAWMFMKPFTKEMWLVTGAILIYTMFIVWFLEHHTNPEFKGPWKNQMGTALWFTFSSLYFAHREKIYSNLTRVVLVVWLFVVLILNSSYTASLTSMLTVRRLQPNVTDIEWLKRSSLKVGCDGDSFVRNYLKNVLGFKPENIKNVGNQYNYEGEFESASISAAFLELPYGKVFIGHYCKGYSAATPTYRFGGLGFVFQKGSPIAADVSKAILKLSENGELKTLEERWFAPSRECSSSATDNDITESLSLQNFWGIYIITGATSTICFLLFLFRLLKNYHHQQDEDRGNATPSDKSVWGKTVTLARYIYHGETVIPGGSPISAPSPDVYEWNSSRREFTSPGDTPENLQPSPPAEIEVVYCRLEMCIESDLQCLLRPARIYNMNSKLQKRS, from the exons ATGGCCAAAACCATTATGATATGCTTTGAAGACAAAGCTCTAATGTCTTTCCCTATCATTAATTGTAACCGACTCTCAAGATTGTGGCTACTGTTTCTTGTAGTCACCTCCTTTTTAGTCACTACTCTCCCCCATGGAGCTGAAGACATCAATGATAGTAAAGTTACAAACATTGGCGCCATCATAGATGTCAATTCAAGAACCGGGAAAGAAGAGAGAACAGCCATGGAAATAGCAGTTCAAAAGTTCAACAACGGGTCACCAAATCACAAGCTGTCTCTTTACTTTCAGGATTCCCGGAGTAGCCCACTTCAAGCTGCTCGTGCTG CTGAAAAGTTGATTGAAGAGAATGAAGTGGAAGTGATTATTGGTATGGAAAGATGGGATGAGGCAGCTTTAGTTGCTGATATTGGAAGCCAATTTAAAGTTCCAGTTATTTCATTTTCTGCACCTGCCATAACACCACCATTAGCATCATCTCGTTGGCCTTTCTTGATAAGAATGGCTCACAGTGATTCTAACCAAATAAGATGCATTGCATCTGTTATTCAGTCTTATAACTGGAGGAGGGTTGTGACTGTTTACGAAGATTATACATATGGTGGCGATGCTGGCATGCTGGCTCTTCTATCTAAGGCTCTTCAAGATGTTGGTTCAGAGATTGAATATAACTTAGTTCTTCCACCATTTTCCTTCGTATCTGATCCAAAAGATGTTGTTCGAGAAGAACTGACAAAACTACTAAGTGAAAAAATACAATCTCGGGTTTTTATCGTGCTCCAGTCATCGTTTCCCATGATGATTCATCTGTTTAGAGAAGCTAAGAAGATGGGATTTGTAGGAAATGACATGGTATGGATACTTACAGATAGAGTTACAAATTTCTTGGACATAGTTAACACTTCTGTTATCCACTCCATGGAAGGTGTTCTGGGAATTAAGAACTACTATTATGATAATACGAGTTCCTACCAAACTTTTCTTACCCAATTCCGGCAGAAATTCATATCTGAATATCCAGAGGAAGGTTACTATGAGCCAGGATTCTATGCTCTACGAGCACATGACAGCATTGCTATCATCACTCAGGCCATGGACAGACTGTCTAGTAACACTAGCAGTCCAAAAGTGTTTCTGGATAACATATTAACAACCAAATTTGTTGGTTTAAGCGGCGAGATAAATGTCAAAGCAGGTGAGTTGTTGCATAGCCCTATGCTGAGGATTGTGAATGTGGTTGGAAAGAGATACAGGGAGCTAGATTTCTGGATATCTGAGTTTGGATTCTCAAACCAACCTGTGGTGGCAAAAGGTGGAGCTGAAAATAGTACAGAAGCTATAAGGTTGAAAAGGCCGGTGATTTGGCCGGGCGACCTACAACGTAATCCAAAAGGCTGGTTGATGCCTACTGATACAAAGCGGATGATTATTGGTGTTCCTGGTAGGACCTCATTTGAGAAGTTTGTGAAAGTATCAACAAACGCTGCTGGTAATAAGGAATATGATGGTTTCTGCATTGAACTTTTCCATAAGGTGCGAGAAGTTCTGGAATATGATCTGCCTTATCAATTTGAACCCTACAATGGCACCTATGATGATCTGGTGGATCACGTGTACAACAAG ACATTCGATGCCATTGTCGGTGATGTAACCATACTAGCCAACAGATCAGATAAAGTTGAATTCACACAACCATATGCAGAATCAGGATTGTCAATGATAGTTCCGGCAAAGTCTGAAGAGTCAGCATGGATGTTTATGAAGCCTTTCACAAAGGAAATGTGGTTGGTCACTGGTGCTATACTGATCTACACAATGTTCATAGTTTGGTTCTTGGAGCATCACACCAATCCTGAGTTTAAAGGCCCGTGGAAGAATCAGATGGGCACAGCTCTGTGGTttactttctcttctctttatttTGCACACA GGGAGAAGATATACAGTAACCTCACCAGAGTGGTTCTTGTCGTGTGGCTTTTCGTAGTATTGATCTTAAACTCGAGCTACACTGCCAGTCTCACTTCAATGCTGACCGTCCGACGTCTGCAGCCAAATGTTACTGATATTGAGTGGCTGAAAAGGAGCAGCTTAAAAGTTGGCTGTGATGGAGATTCATTTGTACGGAATTATCTGAAGAATGTGCTTGGATTCAAACCAGAGAACATCAAGAATGTTGGCAATCAATACAACTATGAAGGGGAATTTGAAAGTGCCTCCATATCTGCTGCCTTTCTTGAACTCCCATATGGGAAAGTTTTCATCGGTCATTACTGCAAGGGATATAGTGCAGCCACACCAACCTATAGATTTGGAGGACTAGGTTTT GTATTTCAGAAAGGCTCTCCTATCGCCGCAGACGTTTCCAAAGCGATCCTGAAGCTATCAGAAAACGGAGAGCTGAAAACTTTGGAAGAAAGGTGGTTTGCTCCCTCACGAGAGTGCTCAAGCAGTGCAACTGACAATGATATAACTGAAAGCTTGAGCCTGCAAAACTTCTGGGGTATCTACATTATAACTGGTGCCACTTCGACCATTTGTTTTCTCCTATTTCTATTTCGATTGCTGAAGAATTACCACCATCAACAAGACGAGGACAGAGGCAATGCAACTCCAAGTGATAAGAGTGTTTGGGGAAAAACAGTTACTCTAGCAAGGTATATCTATCATGGAGAGACTGTTATCCCAGGAGGATCTCCAATTTCTGCTCCTTCCCCTGATGTCTATGAATGGAACTCTTCGAGGAGGGAATTCACTAGTCCTGGAGACACTCCAGAGAATCTTCAGCCCTCACCACCAGCTGAAATTGAAGTT GTTTACTGTCGTTTGGAGATGTGCATTGAATCGGATCTGCAGTGCCTTCTTAGGCCAGCGAGAATATATAATATGAATAGCAAGCTACAAAAGCGATCCTGA
- the LOC118033065 gene encoding glutamate receptor 2.7 isoform X2, whose product MAKTIMICFEDKALMSFPIINCNRLSRLWLLFLVVTSFLVTTLPHGAEDINDSKVTNIGAIIDVNSRTGKEERTAMEIAVQKFNNGSPNHKLSLYFQDSRSSPLQAARAAEKLIEENEVEVIIGMERWDEAALVADIGSQFKVPVISFSAPAITPPLASSRWPFLIRMAHSDSNQIRCIASVIQSYNWRRVVTVYEDYTYGGDAGMLALLSKALQDVGSEIEYNLVLPPFSFVSDPKDVVREELTKLLSEKIQSRVFIVLQSSFPMMIHLFREAKKMGFVGNDMVWILTDRVTNFLDIVNTSVIHSMEGVLGIKNYYYDNTSSYQTFLTQFRQKFISEYPEEGYYEPGFYALRAHDSIAIITQAMDRLSSNTSSPKVFLDNILTTKFVGLSGEINVKAGELLHSPMLRIVNVVGKRYRELDFWISEFGFSNQPVVAKGGAENSTEAIRLKRPVIWPGDLQRNPKGWLMPTDTKRMIIGVPGRTSFEKFVKVSTNAAGNKEYDGFCIELFHKVREVLEYDLPYQFEPYNGTYDDLVDHVYNKTFDAIVGDVTILANRSDKVEFTQPYAESGLSMIVPAKSEESAWMFMKPFTKEMWLVTGAILIYTMFIVWFLEHHTNPEFKGPWKNQMGTALWFTFSSLYFAHREKIYSNLTRVVLVVWLFVVLILNSSYTASLTSMLTVRRLQPNVTDIEWLKRSSLKVGCDGDSFVRNYLKNVLGFKPENIKNVGNQYNYEGEFESASISAAFLELPYGKVFIGHYCKGYSAATPTYRFGGLGFVFQKGSPIAADVSKAILKLSENGELKTLEERWFAPSRECSSSATDNDITESLSLQNFWGIYIITGATSTICFLLFLFRLLKNYHHQQDEDRGNATPSDKSVWGKTVTLARYIYHGETVIPGGSPISAPSPDVYEWNSSRREFTSPGDTPENLQPSPPAEIEVVNIPDFDTKENSN is encoded by the exons ATGGCCAAAACCATTATGATATGCTTTGAAGACAAAGCTCTAATGTCTTTCCCTATCATTAATTGTAACCGACTCTCAAGATTGTGGCTACTGTTTCTTGTAGTCACCTCCTTTTTAGTCACTACTCTCCCCCATGGAGCTGAAGACATCAATGATAGTAAAGTTACAAACATTGGCGCCATCATAGATGTCAATTCAAGAACCGGGAAAGAAGAGAGAACAGCCATGGAAATAGCAGTTCAAAAGTTCAACAACGGGTCACCAAATCACAAGCTGTCTCTTTACTTTCAGGATTCCCGGAGTAGCCCACTTCAAGCTGCTCGTGCTG CTGAAAAGTTGATTGAAGAGAATGAAGTGGAAGTGATTATTGGTATGGAAAGATGGGATGAGGCAGCTTTAGTTGCTGATATTGGAAGCCAATTTAAAGTTCCAGTTATTTCATTTTCTGCACCTGCCATAACACCACCATTAGCATCATCTCGTTGGCCTTTCTTGATAAGAATGGCTCACAGTGATTCTAACCAAATAAGATGCATTGCATCTGTTATTCAGTCTTATAACTGGAGGAGGGTTGTGACTGTTTACGAAGATTATACATATGGTGGCGATGCTGGCATGCTGGCTCTTCTATCTAAGGCTCTTCAAGATGTTGGTTCAGAGATTGAATATAACTTAGTTCTTCCACCATTTTCCTTCGTATCTGATCCAAAAGATGTTGTTCGAGAAGAACTGACAAAACTACTAAGTGAAAAAATACAATCTCGGGTTTTTATCGTGCTCCAGTCATCGTTTCCCATGATGATTCATCTGTTTAGAGAAGCTAAGAAGATGGGATTTGTAGGAAATGACATGGTATGGATACTTACAGATAGAGTTACAAATTTCTTGGACATAGTTAACACTTCTGTTATCCACTCCATGGAAGGTGTTCTGGGAATTAAGAACTACTATTATGATAATACGAGTTCCTACCAAACTTTTCTTACCCAATTCCGGCAGAAATTCATATCTGAATATCCAGAGGAAGGTTACTATGAGCCAGGATTCTATGCTCTACGAGCACATGACAGCATTGCTATCATCACTCAGGCCATGGACAGACTGTCTAGTAACACTAGCAGTCCAAAAGTGTTTCTGGATAACATATTAACAACCAAATTTGTTGGTTTAAGCGGCGAGATAAATGTCAAAGCAGGTGAGTTGTTGCATAGCCCTATGCTGAGGATTGTGAATGTGGTTGGAAAGAGATACAGGGAGCTAGATTTCTGGATATCTGAGTTTGGATTCTCAAACCAACCTGTGGTGGCAAAAGGTGGAGCTGAAAATAGTACAGAAGCTATAAGGTTGAAAAGGCCGGTGATTTGGCCGGGCGACCTACAACGTAATCCAAAAGGCTGGTTGATGCCTACTGATACAAAGCGGATGATTATTGGTGTTCCTGGTAGGACCTCATTTGAGAAGTTTGTGAAAGTATCAACAAACGCTGCTGGTAATAAGGAATATGATGGTTTCTGCATTGAACTTTTCCATAAGGTGCGAGAAGTTCTGGAATATGATCTGCCTTATCAATTTGAACCCTACAATGGCACCTATGATGATCTGGTGGATCACGTGTACAACAAG ACATTCGATGCCATTGTCGGTGATGTAACCATACTAGCCAACAGATCAGATAAAGTTGAATTCACACAACCATATGCAGAATCAGGATTGTCAATGATAGTTCCGGCAAAGTCTGAAGAGTCAGCATGGATGTTTATGAAGCCTTTCACAAAGGAAATGTGGTTGGTCACTGGTGCTATACTGATCTACACAATGTTCATAGTTTGGTTCTTGGAGCATCACACCAATCCTGAGTTTAAAGGCCCGTGGAAGAATCAGATGGGCACAGCTCTGTGGTttactttctcttctctttatttTGCACACA GGGAGAAGATATACAGTAACCTCACCAGAGTGGTTCTTGTCGTGTGGCTTTTCGTAGTATTGATCTTAAACTCGAGCTACACTGCCAGTCTCACTTCAATGCTGACCGTCCGACGTCTGCAGCCAAATGTTACTGATATTGAGTGGCTGAAAAGGAGCAGCTTAAAAGTTGGCTGTGATGGAGATTCATTTGTACGGAATTATCTGAAGAATGTGCTTGGATTCAAACCAGAGAACATCAAGAATGTTGGCAATCAATACAACTATGAAGGGGAATTTGAAAGTGCCTCCATATCTGCTGCCTTTCTTGAACTCCCATATGGGAAAGTTTTCATCGGTCATTACTGCAAGGGATATAGTGCAGCCACACCAACCTATAGATTTGGAGGACTAGGTTTT GTATTTCAGAAAGGCTCTCCTATCGCCGCAGACGTTTCCAAAGCGATCCTGAAGCTATCAGAAAACGGAGAGCTGAAAACTTTGGAAGAAAGGTGGTTTGCTCCCTCACGAGAGTGCTCAAGCAGTGCAACTGACAATGATATAACTGAAAGCTTGAGCCTGCAAAACTTCTGGGGTATCTACATTATAACTGGTGCCACTTCGACCATTTGTTTTCTCCTATTTCTATTTCGATTGCTGAAGAATTACCACCATCAACAAGACGAGGACAGAGGCAATGCAACTCCAAGTGATAAGAGTGTTTGGGGAAAAACAGTTACTCTAGCAAGGTATATCTATCATGGAGAGACTGTTATCCCAGGAGGATCTCCAATTTCTGCTCCTTCCCCTGATGTCTATGAATGGAACTCTTCGAGGAGGGAATTCACTAGTCCTGGAGACACTCCAGAGAATCTTCAGCCCTCACCACCAGCTGAAATTGAAGTTGTAAATATTCCAGATTTTGACACCAAAGAAAACAGCAATTAG
- the LOC118033067 gene encoding glutamate receptor 2.7-like: MEIAVRKFNNGSPNHKLSLHFQDSRSSPLQAARAAEKLIEENEVEVIIGMERWDEAALVADIGSQFKVPVISFSAPAITPPLASSRWPFLIRMAHSDSNQIKCIAAIIQSYNWRRVVTVYEDYAYGGDGMLALLSKALQDVGSETEYNLVLPPFSFVSDPKDAVQEELTKLLSEKIQSRVFIVLQSSLPMMIHLFREAKKMGLGGNDMVWILTDRVTSFLDIVNTSVIHSMEGALGIKNYYYDNTSSYQTFLTQFRQKFISEYPEEGYYEPGFYALRAHDSIAIITQAMDRLSSNTSSPKSFLDNIFTTSFVGLSGEINVKAGELLHSPMLRIVNVVGRGCRELDFWIPEFGFSNQPVVAKGGAENSTDAIRLKGPVIWPGDLQRNPKGWLMPTDTKRMIIGVPGRTSFETFVKVSTNAAGKEEYNGFCIELFRKVREVLGYDLPYQFVPYNGTYDDLVHHVYNKTYDAIVGDVTILARRAEKVEFTQPYAESGLSMIVPEVSKESAWMFMKPFTKDMWLVTGAVLIFTMFIVWFLEHHTNPEFNGPWKNQIGTALWFTFSSLYFAHNKLLSRNREKIYSNLTRVVLLVWLFVVLILSSSYTASLSSMLTVRRLQPNVTDIEWLKRSSLKVGCDGDSFVRNYLKNVLGFKPENIKNVGYEYNYEGEFESASISAAFLELPYEKVFIGHHCKRYTATTPTYRFGGLGFVFQKGSPIAADFSKAILKLSEDGELKHLEDKWFAPSRECFSNATDNDITGSLSLQSFWGIYAITGATSTICFLLFLFQLLKNYYKQEVEDRGNATPSDKSVWEKTVALARYIYHGETVSPGESPISDPSPDIHEWNSSNLELSNPEDTPENLQPSPPAEIELVNFPDSDTQ; encoded by the exons CTGAAAAGTTGATTGAAGAGAATGAAGTGGAAGTGATTATTGGTATGGAAAGATGGGATGAGGCAGCTTTAGTTGCTGATATTGGAAGCCAATTTAAAGTTCCAGTTATTTCATTTTCTGCACCTGCCATAACACCACCATTAGCATCATCTCGTTGGCCTTTCTTGATAAGAATGGCTCACAGTGATTCTAACCAAATAAAATGCATTGCAGCAATTATTCAATCTTATAACTGGAGGAGGGTTGTAACTGTTTACGAAGATTATGCATATGGTGGTGATGGCATGCTGGCTCTCCTATCTAAGGCTCTTCAAGATGTTGGTTCAGAGACTGAATATAACTTGGTTCTTCCACCATTTTCCTTCGTATCTGATCCAAAAGATGCTGTTCAAGAAGAACTGACAAAACTACTAAGTGAAAAAATACAATCTCGGGTTTTTATCGTGCTCCAGTCATCGTTGCCCATGATGATTCATCTGTTTAGAGAAGCTAAGAAGATGGGACTTGGAGGAAATGACATGGTATGGATACTTACAGATAGAGTTACAAGTTTCTTGGACATAGTTAACACTTCTGTTATCCACTCCATGGAAGGTGCTCTGGGAATTAAGAACTACTATTATGATAATACAAGTTCCTACCAAACTTTTCTTACCCAATTCCGGCAGAAATTCATATCTGAATATCCAGAGGAAGGTTACTATGAGCCAGGATTCTATGCTCTACGAGCACATGACAGCATTGCTATCATCACTCAGGCCATGGACAGACTGTCTAGTAACACTAGCAGTCCAAAATCGTTTCTGGATAACATATTTACAACAAGTTTTGTTGGTTTAAGCGGCGAGATAAATGTCAAAGCAGGTGAGTTGTTGCATAGCCCTATGCTGAGGATTGTGAATGTGGTTGGAAGGGGATGCAGGGAGCTAGATTTCTGGATACCTGAGTTTGGATTCTCAAACCAACCTGTGGTGGCAAAAGGTGGAGCTGAAAATAGTACAGATGCTATAAGGTTGAAAGGGCCGGTGATTTGGCCGGGAGACCTACAACGTAATCCAAAAGGCTGGTTGATGCCTACTGATACAAAGCGGATGATTATTGGTGTTCCTGGTAGGACCTCATTTGAGACGTTTGTGAAAGTATCAACAAACGCTGCTGGTAAAGAGGAATATAATGGTTTCTGCATTGAACTTTTCCGTAAGGTGCGAGAAGTTCTGGGTTATGATCTGCCTTACCAATTTGTTCCCTACAATGGCACCTATGATGATCTGGTGCATCACGTGTACAACAAG acatacgATGCCATTGTCGGCGATGTAACCATACTAGCCAGGAGAGCAGAAAAGGTTGAGTTTACTCAACCATATGCAGAATCAGGATTGTCAATGATAGTTCCAGAAGTGTCTAAAGAGTCAGCATGGATGTTTATGAAGCCGTTTACAAAGGACATGTGGTTGGTCACTGGTGCCGTATTGATCTTCACAATGTTCATAGTGTGGTTCTTGGAGCATCACACCAATCCTGAATTCAACGGCCCATGGAAGAATCAGATTGGCACAGCTCTCTGGTTTACTTTCTCCTCACTTTATTTTGCACACAATAAGTTGCTTTCGAGAAACA GGGAGAAGATATACAGTAACCTCACCAGAGTGGTTCTTCTCGTGTGGCTTTTCGTAGTATTGATCTTGT CTTCGAGCTACACTGCCAGTCTCTCTTCAATGCTGACTGTCCGACGTCTGCAGCCAAATGTTACCGATATTGAGTGGCTGAAAAGGAGCAGCTTAAAAGTTGGCTGTGATGGAGATTCATTTGTACGGAATTATCTGAAGAATGTGCTAGGATTCAAACCAGAGAACATCAAGAATGTTGGCTATGAATACAACTATGAAGGGGAATTTGAAAGTGCCTCCATATCTGCTGCCTTTCTCGAACTCCCATATGAGAAAGTTTTCATCGGTCATCACTGCAAGCGATATACTGCAACCACTCCTACCTACAGATTTGGTGGACTAGGCTTT GTATTTCAGAAAGGCTCTCCTATCGCCGCAGATTTTTCCAAAGCGATCCTGAAGCTATCAGAAGATGGAGAACTAAAACATTTGGAAGACAAGTGGTTTGCTCCGTCGCGAGAGTGCTTCAGCAATGCAACTGACAATGATATAACTGGAAGCCTGAGCCTGCAAAGCTTCTGGGGTATCTACGCTATAACCGGTGCCACTTCGACCATTTGTTTTCTCCTATTTCTGTTTCAATTGCTGAAAAACTACTATAAACAAGAAGTGGAGGACAGAGGCAATGCAACTCCAAGTGATAAGAGTGTTTGGGAAAAAACAGTTGCTCTAGCAAGGTATATCTATCATGGAGAAACTGTGAGTCCAGGAGAATCTCCAATTTCTGATCCTTCCCCTGATATCCATGAATGGAACTCTTCCAATTTGGAACTCTCTAATCCTGAAGACACTCCAGAGAATCTTCAGCCCTCACCACCAGCTGAAATTGAACTTGTAAATTTTCCAGATTCTGACACCCAATAA